A stretch of Pseudomonas taetrolens DNA encodes these proteins:
- the nfuA gene encoding Fe-S biogenesis protein NfuA: MSAITITDAAHDYLADLLSKQNTPGIGIRVFITQPGTQYAETCIAYCKPAEVKPEDTAIGLKTFTAWIDSFSEPFLDDAVVDYATDRMGGQLTIKAPNAKVPMVNADSPINERINYYLQTEINPGLASHGGQVSLIEVVEDGIAVLKFGGGCQGCGQADVTLREGIERTLLERVPELKGVRDVTDHSQKENAYY; the protein is encoded by the coding sequence ATGAGCGCCATAACGATTACCGACGCCGCCCACGATTACCTGGCTGATCTGCTGTCCAAGCAGAACACCCCGGGCATCGGCATCCGCGTCTTTATCACCCAGCCCGGCACCCAGTACGCTGAAACCTGTATTGCCTACTGCAAGCCGGCTGAAGTCAAACCTGAAGATACGGCCATTGGCCTGAAAACCTTTACGGCCTGGATCGATTCGTTCAGCGAACCGTTCCTTGACGATGCCGTGGTGGATTACGCCACCGATCGCATGGGTGGCCAGCTGACCATCAAGGCACCAAACGCCAAAGTGCCGATGGTCAATGCCGACAGCCCGATCAACGAGCGCATCAACTACTACCTGCAAACCGAGATCAACCCGGGCCTGGCCAGTCACGGCGGTCAGGTCAGCCTGATCGAAGTGGTTGAAGACGGTATTGCGGTGCTCAAGTTCGGTGGCGGTTGCCAGGGCTGCGGCCAGGCGGACGTTACCCTGCGTGAAGGCATCGAGCGTACCCTGCTTGAGCGAGTCCCGGAGCTCAAGGGTGTACGTGATGTGACCGACCACTCGCAGAAAGAAAACGCCTACTACTGA
- the metH gene encoding methionine synthase: MSDRSARLQALQHALKERILILDGGMGTMIQSYRLEEHDYRGTRFADWPSDVKGNNDLLILSRPDVIGAIEKAYLDAGADILETNTFNATQVSQADYGMQSLAYELNVEGARLARKVADAKTLETPDKPRFVAGVLGPTSRTCSLSPDVNNPGYRNVTFDELVDNYTEATKGLIEGGADLILIETIFDTLNAKAAIFAVQGVFEALGVELPIMISGTITDASGRTLSGQTTEAFWNSIAHAKPISVGLNCALGARELRPYLEELSNKASTYVSAHPNAGLPNEFGEYDELPAETAKVIEEFAQSGFLNIVGGCCGTTPGHIEAIAKAVAGYAPRQIPDIPKACRLSGLEPFTIDRSSLFVNVGERTNITGSARFARLIREDNYTEALEVALQQVEAGAQIIDINMDEGMLDSKKAMVTFLNLIAGEPDISRVPIMIDSSKWEVIEAGLKCIQGKGIVNSISMKEGVEQFIYHAKLCKRYGAAVVVMAFDEAGQADTEARKKEICKRSYDILVNEVGFPPEDIIFDPNIFAVATGIEEHNNYAVDFINACAYIRKELPYALTSGGVSNVSFSFRGNNPVREAIHSVFLLYAIRNGLTMGIVNAGQLEIYDQIPAELRDAVEDVVLNRTPDATDNLLAIADKYKGDGSVKEAETEEWRGWEVNKRLEHALVKGITTHIVEDTEESRLSFARPIEVIEGPLMAGMNIVGDLFGAGKMFLPQVVKSARVMKQAVAHLIPFIELEKGDKPEAKGKILMATVKGDVHDIGKNIVGVVLGCNGYDIVDLGVMVPAEKILQVAKEQKCDIIGLSGLITPSLDEMVHVAREMQRQDFHLPLMIGGATTSKAHTAVKIEPKYQNDAVIYVTDASRAVGVATQLLSKELKAGFVEKTRLEYIEVRERTANRSARTERLSYAAAVAKKPQFDWNTYQPVKPTFTGAKVLDNIDLKVLAEYIDWTPFFISWDLAGKFPRILTDEVVGEAATALYADAREMLAKLIDEKLISARAVFGFWPANQVNHDDLELYGDDGQPLAKLHHLRQQIIKTDGKPNFSLADFVAPKDSGVTDYVGGFITTAGIGAEEVAKAYQDAGDDYNSIMVKALADRLAEACAEWLHQQVRTQYWGYAKDEQLGNEELIKEQYSGIRPAPGYPACPDHTEKGTLFKLLDPEAEEMRAGKSGVFLTEHYAMFPAAAVSGWYFAHPQAQYFAVGKVDKDQIDSYTARKGQDLSVTERWLAPNLGYDN; the protein is encoded by the coding sequence ATGTCTGACCGCAGCGCTCGTCTCCAAGCACTTCAGCACGCCCTCAAAGAGCGCATTCTGATTCTCGATGGCGGCATGGGCACTATGATCCAAAGCTACCGCCTAGAGGAACACGACTATCGTGGCACACGCTTCGCCGACTGGCCGAGCGATGTCAAAGGCAACAACGACCTTTTGATCCTCAGCCGCCCCGATGTCATCGGTGCCATTGAGAAGGCGTATCTGGATGCCGGTGCCGATATTCTCGAAACCAACACCTTCAACGCCACCCAGGTTTCCCAGGCCGACTACGGCATGCAATCGCTTGCCTACGAACTCAACGTAGAAGGCGCACGCCTGGCCCGCAAGGTGGCCGACGCCAAAACCCTGGAAACCCCGGACAAGCCGCGTTTTGTCGCCGGCGTGCTCGGCCCGACCAGCCGCACCTGCTCGTTGTCACCGGATGTGAACAACCCGGGCTATCGCAACGTCACGTTCGATGAACTGGTGGACAACTACACCGAAGCCACCAAAGGCCTCATCGAAGGCGGCGCCGACCTGATCCTGATCGAAACCATTTTCGATACGCTCAACGCCAAGGCCGCCATTTTCGCGGTGCAGGGCGTATTTGAAGCGCTGGGTGTCGAGTTGCCGATCATGATCTCCGGCACCATTACCGATGCTTCCGGCCGCACACTGTCGGGCCAGACCACCGAAGCCTTCTGGAACTCCATCGCCCACGCCAAACCGATCTCGGTCGGCCTGAACTGCGCCCTCGGTGCCCGGGAGTTGCGTCCCTACCTCGAAGAGCTGTCGAACAAGGCCAGCACCTACGTGTCGGCTCACCCCAACGCGGGCCTGCCGAACGAGTTTGGCGAATACGACGAACTGCCTGCCGAAACCGCCAAGGTCATTGAAGAGTTCGCCCAAAGCGGCTTCCTGAATATCGTCGGTGGCTGCTGCGGCACCACGCCAGGCCACATCGAGGCCATTGCCAAGGCCGTGGCCGGTTATGCACCGCGCCAGATCCCGGATATCCCCAAGGCCTGCCGTCTTTCGGGCCTGGAACCGTTCACCATCGATCGTTCGTCACTGTTCGTTAACGTCGGTGAACGTACCAACATCACAGGTTCGGCGCGTTTTGCCCGCCTGATCCGTGAGGACAACTACACCGAAGCCCTTGAAGTCGCGTTGCAACAGGTTGAAGCCGGTGCGCAAATCATCGACATCAACATGGACGAGGGCATGCTCGACTCGAAGAAGGCCATGGTCACCTTCCTCAACCTGATTGCCGGCGAACCGGACATCTCCCGGGTGCCGATCATGATCGACTCCTCCAAGTGGGAAGTGATCGAAGCCGGCCTCAAGTGCATTCAGGGCAAGGGCATCGTCAACTCGATCAGCATGAAAGAAGGCGTCGAGCAGTTCATCTATCACGCCAAACTGTGCAAGCGCTATGGCGCTGCGGTGGTGGTGATGGCCTTCGACGAAGCCGGCCAGGCCGACACCGAAGCGCGCAAAAAAGAAATCTGCAAACGCTCGTACGACATTCTGGTCAACGAAGTGGGCTTCCCCCCGGAAGACATCATCTTCGACCCGAACATCTTCGCCGTGGCCACCGGCATTGAAGAGCACAACAACTACGCTGTGGACTTCATCAACGCGTGTGCCTACATCCGCAAAGAGCTGCCGTATGCCCTGACGTCGGGTGGCGTGTCCAACGTGTCGTTCTCGTTCCGCGGCAACAACCCGGTGCGCGAAGCGATCCACTCGGTGTTTTTGCTGTATGCGATCCGCAATGGCCTGACCATGGGTATCGTTAACGCCGGCCAGCTGGAAATTTACGACCAGATCCCCGCCGAACTGCGCGATGCCGTGGAAGACGTGGTGCTCAACCGCACCCCGGACGCCACCGACAACCTGCTGGCCATTGCCGACAAGTACAAGGGCGACGGCAGCGTCAAGGAAGCGGAGACCGAAGAGTGGCGTGGCTGGGAAGTCAACAAACGCCTGGAGCATGCTCTGGTCAAGGGCATCACCACCCATATCGTTGAAGACACCGAAGAATCGCGCCTGTCTTTCGCCCGCCCGATCGAAGTGATCGAAGGGCCGCTGATGGCGGGCATGAACATCGTCGGCGACCTGTTTGGTGCCGGCAAAATGTTCCTGCCGCAGGTGGTGAAATCCGCCCGCGTGATGAAACAGGCCGTGGCCCACCTGATTCCGTTCATCGAACTGGAAAAAGGCGACAAGCCGGAAGCTAAAGGCAAGATCCTGATGGCCACGGTCAAAGGCGACGTGCACGACATCGGCAAGAACATCGTCGGCGTGGTGCTCGGCTGTAATGGCTACGACATCGTTGACCTCGGCGTGATGGTCCCGGCGGAAAAAATCCTCCAGGTCGCCAAGGAGCAAAAGTGCGACATCATCGGCCTGTCAGGCCTGATTACACCCTCGCTGGATGAAATGGTGCATGTCGCCCGCGAAATGCAGCGTCAGGACTTCCACCTGCCCTTGATGATCGGTGGCGCAACCACGTCCAAGGCCCACACGGCGGTCAAGATCGAACCCAAGTACCAGAACGATGCCGTGATCTACGTCACCGACGCCTCGCGCGCCGTGGGGGTTGCCACGCAGTTGCTGTCCAAAGAGCTGAAGGCCGGCTTCGTCGAGAAAACCCGCCTTGAGTACATTGAAGTCCGCGAGCGTACCGCCAACCGCAGCGCCCGCACCGAGCGCTTGAGCTACGCGGCTGCGGTAGCGAAAAAACCGCAGTTCGACTGGAACACCTACCAGCCGGTCAAGCCGACCTTCACTGGGGCCAAGGTGCTGGACAATATCGACCTCAAGGTATTGGCCGAATACATCGACTGGACGCCGTTCTTCATCTCGTGGGACCTGGCGGGCAAATTCCCGCGCATTCTCACCGACGAAGTGGTGGGTGAAGCCGCCACGGCGCTGTATGCCGATGCCCGGGAAATGCTCGCCAAACTGATCGACGAGAAGCTGATCAGTGCCCGCGCAGTCTTCGGTTTCTGGCCGGCCAATCAGGTCAACCATGACGATCTGGAGCTGTACGGGGATGATGGCCAACCATTGGCCAAACTGCATCACCTGCGCCAGCAAATCATCAAGACCGATGGCAAGCCGAACTTCTCGCTGGCCGACTTTGTGGCACCAAAAGACAGCGGCGTGACCGATTACGTGGGGGGCTTTATCACCACCGCCGGGATCGGTGCCGAAGAAGTGGCCAAGGCCTATCAGGATGCCGGCGACGATTACAACTCGATCATGGTCAAGGCCCTGGCCGACCGTCTGGCTGAAGCCTGTGCCGAGTGGCTGCACCAGCAAGTCCGTACGCAGTACTGGGGCTACGCCAAAGACGAGCAGTTGGGCAATGAAGAACTGATCAAGGAGCAATACAGCGGTATCCGCCCTGCCCCGGGCTACCCGGCCTGTCCGGATCACACCGAAAAGGGCACGCTGTTCAAGCTGCTCGACCCCGAAGCCGAAGAAATGCGTGCCGGCAAAAGCGGCGTGTTCCTGACCGAACACTACGCCATGTTCCCGGCCGCAGCCGTCAGCGGCTGGTACTTTGCTCACCCGCAAGCGCAATACTTTGCAGTGGGCAAGGTCGACAAGGACCAGATCGACAGCTACACGGCACGCAAGGGCCAGGACCTGAGCGTCACCGAACGCTGGCTGGCCCCGAATCTGGGTTACGACAACTAA
- a CDS encoding fatty acid cis/trans isomerase: protein MFFRLLASAVTLVVCSTAQGQTPLVSSAISYTRDIQPILTEKCVACHACNDAACQLNLGSAEGATRGASKVPVYKGDRTTAVQPTRIFYDASGPQAWQRKGFYSVLDAQGGQAALMARMLELGHSAPLTPNAKLPEEIVLGLNRENSCPAPGEFNAYAQRHPKEGMPLAVTGLTDEQYLTVQTWLAQGAPVDQNAIKPSPVEAAQIAEWEALLNRPGSTEALVGRWLYEHLFLAHAYFDNGVPGHFFQWVRSRTPSGQPIDLIATRRPNDDPGTEVYYRMMPVQGVIVHKTHITYPMGARKLARVKQLFYSGDWHATRLPGYGPRSRANPFETFEAIPAVARYQFMLDNAEYFVRTFIRGPVCRGQIATDVIRDNFWAVFQEPAHDRYVTDAAYRGEATPLLAMPGQIDNVGSIISLWHNYRDKRNDYEQLRQDAYADMPPPSWSTLWAGNDNALLTIFRHFDSASVSKGLIGDVPQTMWLFDYPLLERTYYQLAVNFDVYGNVAHQAQTRLYFDLIRNGAEVNFLRLMPAGQRAGILGDWYQNSGKLKMWMDYQKIDADTPTGIKLDPADPKRDFALKLIERTGTLNARPDPINRCTGAYCSRPGIDQEFQYAEQALSRLASRPAAGLAVINRMPEASMLRVEGASGKRMFYSALRNRAHTNVAFMMGEEYRLQPGLDTLTLYPGVLSSYPNFMFNIPAAEVEAFVEAMEKSRDQASFDAIVERWGVRRSHPQFWQYFHDIGEYINETDPVEAGVLDMNRYENL from the coding sequence ATGTTTTTTCGCCTCCTCGCCAGCGCCGTGACGCTGGTGGTGTGCAGTACAGCACAGGGTCAAACTCCGCTGGTCAGTTCCGCGATCTCTTACACGCGGGACATCCAGCCGATCCTTACCGAAAAGTGTGTTGCTTGCCATGCGTGCAACGATGCGGCCTGCCAGCTCAATCTCGGTAGCGCCGAAGGTGCAACCCGCGGTGCCAGCAAAGTGCCTGTCTACAAGGGCGACCGCACTACGGCAGTGCAACCGACACGGATCTTCTACGATGCCAGCGGTCCACAGGCATGGCAGCGCAAAGGGTTTTATTCGGTGCTCGATGCTCAGGGTGGTCAAGCGGCCTTGATGGCACGGATGCTGGAGCTGGGGCACAGCGCCCCGCTGACCCCCAACGCCAAGTTGCCGGAAGAGATTGTGTTGGGGCTCAACCGTGAGAATTCCTGCCCGGCCCCTGGCGAATTCAACGCCTACGCCCAGCGCCACCCCAAGGAAGGCATGCCGCTGGCGGTCACCGGGCTGACCGACGAGCAATACCTGACGGTGCAAACCTGGCTGGCGCAAGGCGCGCCGGTGGATCAAAACGCAATCAAGCCCAGCCCTGTCGAAGCCGCGCAGATTGCAGAGTGGGAGGCGCTGCTCAACCGCCCGGGCTCCACCGAGGCGCTTGTCGGCCGCTGGTTGTATGAGCATCTGTTCCTGGCTCACGCCTATTTCGACAATGGCGTGCCGGGGCATTTCTTTCAATGGGTGCGTTCGCGCACGCCCAGCGGGCAGCCCATCGACCTGATCGCAACCCGGCGTCCGAACGATGACCCGGGTACCGAGGTTTACTACCGGATGATGCCGGTGCAAGGCGTGATCGTGCATAAAACCCACATCACCTATCCGATGGGCGCGCGCAAGCTGGCCCGGGTCAAACAATTGTTTTACAGCGGGGACTGGCACGCCACGCGGTTGCCGGGTTATGGCCCGCGTAGCCGGGCCAATCCGTTCGAGACGTTCGAAGCCATCCCGGCAGTGGCGCGTTATCAGTTCATGCTCGACAACGCCGAATACTTCGTGCGCACCTTTATTCGCGGCCCCGTCTGCCGTGGGCAGATTGCTACTGACGTGATTCGCGATAACTTCTGGGCCGTGTTCCAGGAGCCGGCGCACGACCGTTACGTGACCGATGCGGCTTACCGCGGCGAAGCCACCCCATTGCTGGCAATGCCCGGGCAGATCGACAATGTGGGCAGCATCATTTCCCTGTGGCACAACTACCGGGACAAGCGTAATGACTACGAACAGTTGCGTCAGGACGCCTATGCCGACATGCCGCCGCCCAGTTGGTCAACCCTGTGGGCGGGCAACGACAACGCCTTGTTGACGATCTTCCGTCACTTCGACAGCGCCAGCGTCAGCAAGGGCCTGATCGGAGATGTACCGCAGACGATGTGGTTGTTCGATTACCCGTTGCTGGAGCGGACCTATTATCAGCTGGCGGTCAATTTCGATGTGTACGGCAACGTTGCCCATCAGGCCCAGACCCGCCTGTACTTTGACTTGATCCGCAACGGCGCCGAGGTCAACTTCTTGCGCCTGATGCCTGCCGGGCAGAGAGCCGGGATTCTGGGGGACTGGTACCAGAACAGCGGCAAGCTGAAAATGTGGATGGACTACCAGAAAATCGATGCCGATACCCCGACCGGGATCAAGCTCGATCCAGCCGATCCGAAGCGTGACTTTGCGCTCAAGCTGATCGAGCGTACCGGTACCTTGAATGCGCGTCCCGATCCGATCAACCGTTGCACGGGAGCGTATTGTTCTCGCCCGGGCATTGATCAGGAGTTCCAGTACGCCGAGCAGGCCCTGAGCCGTCTGGCATCACGTCCTGCGGCCGGGCTGGCAGTGATCAACCGCATGCCTGAAGCGAGCATGTTGAGGGTCGAAGGTGCCAGCGGCAAACGGATGTTTTACAGCGCGCTGCGCAATCGGGCGCACACCAACGTGGCCTTCATGATGGGCGAGGAGTACCGTCTGCAACCCGGGCTGGACACCTTGACCCTGTATCCGGGCGTGCTCAGCAGTTACCCGAACTTCATGTTCAACATTCCGGCGGCAGAGGTTGAAGCGTTCGTTGAGGCGATGGAGAAATCCCGTGATCAGGCAAGCTTCGACGCCATCGTCGAGCGCTGGGGCGTTCGCCGCAGCCACCCGCAGTTCTGGCAGTACTTCCATGATATTGGCGAGTACATTAATGAAACCGACCCGGTCGAGGCGGGCGTGCTGGACATGAACCGCTACGAGAACCTGTAA